From Coregonus clupeaformis isolate EN_2021a unplaced genomic scaffold, ASM2061545v1 scaf0015, whole genome shotgun sequence, one genomic window encodes:
- the LOC121556116 gene encoding magnesium transporter protein 1, whose amino-acid sequence MIKMYLKVLYSLLLVLSFYGIPSTGQKKKETLLSEKVGQLMDWTGKRAVIRMNGDKFRRFVKAPPRNYSVVIMFTALQPQRQCGVCKQADEEYQILANSWRYSSAFTNKVFFATVDFDEGSDVFQMLNMNSAPSFIHFPAKGKPKKADSYELQVRGFAAEQLARWVGDRTDVQIRVIRPPNYAGPLMLGFLLAVIGGLAYLRRNNLEFLYNKNVWAFSALCFCLIMTSGQMWNHIRGPPYAHKNPTTGQVSYIHGSSQAQFVAETHIVLLFNSAVTMGMVLLHEAATSDMDIGKRKIMCVAGIGLVMLFFSWLLSIFRAKYHGYPYSFLLS is encoded by the exons ATGATTAAAATGTATCTAAAAGTTTTGTATTCGTTGTTGTTGGTGTTGAGTTTCTATGGGATCCCTTCAACCGGACAGAAGAAAAAGGAG accCTGCTCTCTGAGAAGGTGGGCCAGTTGATGGACTGGACTGGGAAGAGAGCTGTGATCCGTATGAACGGGGATAAGTTTCGGCGCTTTGTGAAGGCTCCTCCCAGGAACTACTCTGTGGTCATCATGTTCACCGCCCTGCAGCCGCAGAGACAGTGTGGCGTCTGCAA ACAGGCTGATGAGGAGTACCAGATCCTAGCGAACTCGTGGCGTTACTCCAGTGCCTTCACCAACAAGGTCTTCTTCGCTACCGTCGACTTTGACGAAGGATCTGACGTCTTTCAGATG TTGAATATGAACTCGGCTCCTTCCTTCATCCATTTCCCAGCTAAAGGGAAGCCGAAGAAGGCCGACTCATATGAGCTGCAGGTCAGAGGCTTCGCTGCAGAACAACTGGCCCGCTGGGTCGGCGACCGCACTGACGTACAG atccGTGTGATCCGCCCTCCTAACTATGCAGGGCCGTTGATGCTGGGATTCCTGCTGGCAGTGATAGGAGGACTGGCTTACCTCCGCAGAAACAACCTGGAGTTCCTTTACAACAAGAACGTCTGGGCCTTCTCTGCTCTG TGTTTCTGCCTGATCATGACTTCAGGTCAAATGTGGAACCACATCAGAGGACCTCCCTATGCACACAAGAACCCCACCACTGGACAAGtg AGTTACATCCACGGCAGCAGTCAGGCCCAGTTTGTAGCAGAAACTCACATCGTGCTGCTCTTCA ACTCTGCTGTTACCATGGGGATGGTGCTGTTGCACGAGGCTGCCACGTCAGATATGGACATTGGCAAGAGGAAAA tcatgTGTGTAGCAGGGATTGGTCTGGTGATGCTCTTCTTCAGTTGGCTGCTGTCCATCTTTAGAGCTAAATACCATGGATACCCTTAcag TTTCCTGTTGAGTTAG